One genomic segment of Choristoneura fumiferana chromosome Z, NRCan_CFum_1, whole genome shotgun sequence includes these proteins:
- the LOC141436454 gene encoding RNA-binding protein Unr-like: MSSNPQWKMFQPPDSHSSPLQDILDLQHSNMQAKQAYRNGTFSSDYPSSPRDNFNNVGKPGGGGGGGNRFTLANYNIDGCPMGDSAGVYSSSSTNNPPPQQYDSANHPPIRETGIIEKLLHSYGFIQCCERQARLFFHFSQFSGNIEHLKIGDPVEFEMTYDRRTGKPIASTVTKIAPEVVLSEARVTGTVTTEVKGEGSGDNTGRISYENRGECFFLPYTKDDVEGNVTLHTGDAVSFQIATNQR; this comes from the exons ATGTCTAGCAATCCTCAGTGGAAGATGTTCCAGCCGCCAGATTCACACTCATCACCCTTGCAGGATATTTTAGATCTCCAGCATTCTAACATGCAGGCCAAACAGGCTTATCGAAATG GTACATTCAGCAGCGACTACCCTAGCTCTCCTAGGGATAATTTCAACAATGTGGGTAAGCCCGGAGGTGGCGGTGGCGGCGGTAATCGTTTCACTCTTGCCAACTACAACATAGACGGGTGCCCCATGGGTGACTCGGCGGGGGTGTACTCTTCGAGCTCTACGAACAACCCACCACCTCAGCAGTACGACTCCGCAAACCACCCACCCATCAGAGAGACGGGGATTATTGAAAAGTTACTG caTTCCTACGGCTTCATACAATGCTGTGAGAGGCAGGCGCGCTTGTTCTTTCACTTTAGCCAATTTAGTGGTAACATTGAACATCTTAAAATTGGAGATCCCGTCGAATTTGAGATGACGTATGACAGGCGCACTGGAAAACCTATAGCTTCTACCGTTACCAAAATAGCACCTGAAgtg GTATTGAGCGAAGCGCGAGTGACGGGCACGGTAACGACTGAGGTAAAGGGCGAAGGCTCTGGCGACAATACAGGAAGGATATCTTACGAGAACCGCGGTGAATGCTTCTTCTTGCCTTACACGAAGGACGACGTCGAGGGTAACGTAACCCTGCATACCGGCGACGCTGTCAGTTTTCAAATTGCTACCAATCAGAGGTGA
- the LOC141436500 gene encoding uncharacterized protein isoform X1 codes for MQDTQSDLDNCRRLGVDEQYIRFRPSPNFKNMKKFLKSKIDNSESSSQSPPNGSLEQTTPNNNLESPPRSVQQRLSPIKQIVQPPLPLEPPPPDSPPIIPVPVKEEIIDDEYQENGHESPNLSTSQADTSPRLSFDRNSEEPDSTSTTTTTTTTDRPKITICRDFIRGTCSRAGTCKYAHQCDLSQLSGVYTFCRNYQNAVCTFPHCRYVHATVFQEQEFYRTGILPPQALNHLKKPFYMLPPPPPPPPEEAPVDINQNASPVSPHRPADKPIISCVPTLKLESKPAENDFRNMLQAISSPLKREWSASSFNPPRDLDNKENFAKKCKNCDTMEFRLEFNKSKIESMTRSSEELRNKAALLHKKSNTLFSVLFTVLKTQASKNGLNGLSATLNMCGEKEKAILQHILETNRSSSNNMIT; via the exons ATCTTGACAACTGCCGGAGACTGGGAGTTGATGAACAATACATCAGGTTTCGGCCTTCACCAAACTTCAAAAACATGaagaaatttttaaaatcaaaaatagatAATTCTGAGTCATCTAGCCAATCCCCACCTAATGGGAGTTTGGAACAGACTACACCAAATAACAACCTCGAGAGCCCTCCGAGAAGTGTACAACAAAGGCTGTCTCCTATCAAACAGATTGTTCAGCCCCCATTGCCGCTGGAACCTCCCCCACCGGACAGTCCTCCAATTATACCTGTGCCtgtaaaagaagaaataattgATGATGAGTACCAAGAAAATGGCCACGAATCTCCTAATCTTTCAACATCACAGGCTGACACATCACCACGGTTAAGTTTTGACAGAAATTCCGAAGAACCCGATAGTAcatctactactactactactactactacagaTAGACCTAAAATAACGATATGCAGAGATTTCATCAGAGGTACCTGCAGTAGAGCAGGCACTTGTAAATATGCTCACCAATGTGACCTATCACAATTATCGGGCGTATACACCTTTTGTAGAAATTATCAAAATGCCGTTTGTACCTTTCCGCATTGCCGATATGTTCATGCAACAGTTTTTCAAGAACAAGAATTTTACAGAACAGGAATTCTGCCGCCACAGGCCTTAAATCATTTGAAGAAACCTTTTTACATGTTGCCGCCACCTCCACCCCCACCACCAGAAG aagCACCAGTAGATATTAACCAAAATGCAAGTCCAGTGTCACCGCACAGACC TGCAGACAAGCCTATAATAAGCTGTGTGCCTACTTTAAAATTGGAATCTAAACCTGCCGAGAATGATTTCAGAAATATGCTGCAGGCTATCTCATCTCCCTTGAAAAGAGAATGGAGTGCTAGCTCAT TCAACCCGCCGCGCGACCTCGACAACAAAGAAAACTTcgcaaaaaaatgcaaaaattgcGACACTATGGAGTTCAG ATTAGAATTTAACAAGTCAAAAATTGAAAGTATGACCAGATCGTCCGAAGAGCTCAGGAACAAAGCTGCGTTGTTGCACAAGAAAAGCAATACGTTGTTTTCAGTCCTGTTCACGGTATTGAAAACG caaGCTTCGAAGAACGGTTTAAATGGCCTCTCAGCCACATTAAATATGTGTGGAGAGAAAGAGAAG GCAATTCTACAGCACATTCTGGAGACCAATAGGAGCAGTTCAAACAACATGAT AACATAA
- the LOC141439942 gene encoding uncharacterized protein, translating to MSLTNSRPDNSTRIHSKFTRGEKCIFAHLIVTFVLLIVLLIIYFIHLWLVKHNGNQAYATYLRSSDINPEDIRPEYHPVGLVYADTNTFMCNCLLIRYRWSLAPGHCVAARSDPDLADVLPRWRIKYRTRSDSIAANFSETAIKRSIAHPHFNNDDFSNNIGLFQHDVSIPIFSYMFPNQFQLSASSLKTFKDDLELIGWEESWQPPDGHILETSVRPVTLEKCTRYVSPIVDLRNYEYCVKPAVRRNATIVPGAVLSMNSKLMGLFSWGDTSGSATPFIIIDIVNFKDWIEHVVAI from the exons ATGTCGCTAACGAATTCACGTCCAGATAATTCTACAAGAATACATTCAAAATTCACTAGAGGCGAGAAATGCATATTCGCTCATTTGATAGTAACCTTCGTTTTGCTTATTGTGTTGTTGATCATTTACTTTATTCATCTTTGGCTCGTCAAGCACAACGGGAATCAGGCTTATGCCACTTATTTGCGGTCATCGGATATTAACCCTG AGGACATAAGGCCCGAGTACCATCCTGTGGGGCTGGTGTATGCGGACACGAACACTTTTATGTGCAACTGTCTGCTCATCCGCTATCGGTGGTCACTGGCGCCAGGTCACTGCGTCGCGGCCCGTTCCGATCCTGACTTGGCCGATGTTTTACCCAGGTGGAGAATTAAGTACAGGACTAGGAGTGACTCTATCGCAG CAAATTTCTCTGAAACTGCCATTAAGAGGAGCATAGCGCACCCACATTTCAATAATGACGACTTCAGTAATAACATCGGTTTATTTCAGCATGATGTCTCTATACCTATTTTTTCTTACATGT ttccgAACCAGTTCCAATTGAGCGCAAGTTCATTAAAGACATTTAAAGACGATCTCGAACTCATCGGTTGGGAGGAATCGTGGCAGCCACCTGATG GTCACATCTTAGAGACTTCCGTCCGTCCTGTGACTCTGGAAAAGTGTACACGGTATGTGTCGCCGATAGTGGACCTTCGGAACTACGAGTACTGCGTGAAGCCTGCTGTCAGACGGAATGCTACCATTG TGCCCGGAGCAGTGTTATCGATGAATTCAAAACTCATGGGATTATTCTCGTGGGGCGACACAAGCGGATCAGCTACGCCATTCATTATCATTGACATCGTTAATTTCAAAGATTGGATCGAACACGTAGTGGCTATATGA
- the LOC141436500 gene encoding uncharacterized protein isoform X2 yields the protein MQDTQSDLDNCRRLGVDEQYIRFRPSPNFKNMKKFLKSKIDNSESSSQSPPNGSLEQTTPNNNLESPPRSVQQRLSPIKQIVQPPLPLEPPPPDSPPIIPVPVKEEIIDDEYQENGHESPNLSTSQADTSPRLSFDRNSEEPDSTSTTTTTTTTDRPKITICRDFIRGTCSRAGTCKYAHQCDLSQLSGVYTFCRNYQNAVCTFPHCRYVHATVFQEQEFYRTGILPPQALNHLKKPFYMLPPPPPPPPEEAPVDINQNASPVSPHRPNMLQAISSPLKREWSASSFNPPRDLDNKENFAKKCKNCDTMEFRLEFNKSKIESMTRSSEELRNKAALLHKKSNTLFSVLFTVLKTQASKNGLNGLSATLNMCGEKEKAILQHILETNRSSSNNMIT from the exons ATCTTGACAACTGCCGGAGACTGGGAGTTGATGAACAATACATCAGGTTTCGGCCTTCACCAAACTTCAAAAACATGaagaaatttttaaaatcaaaaatagatAATTCTGAGTCATCTAGCCAATCCCCACCTAATGGGAGTTTGGAACAGACTACACCAAATAACAACCTCGAGAGCCCTCCGAGAAGTGTACAACAAAGGCTGTCTCCTATCAAACAGATTGTTCAGCCCCCATTGCCGCTGGAACCTCCCCCACCGGACAGTCCTCCAATTATACCTGTGCCtgtaaaagaagaaataattgATGATGAGTACCAAGAAAATGGCCACGAATCTCCTAATCTTTCAACATCACAGGCTGACACATCACCACGGTTAAGTTTTGACAGAAATTCCGAAGAACCCGATAGTAcatctactactactactactactactacagaTAGACCTAAAATAACGATATGCAGAGATTTCATCAGAGGTACCTGCAGTAGAGCAGGCACTTGTAAATATGCTCACCAATGTGACCTATCACAATTATCGGGCGTATACACCTTTTGTAGAAATTATCAAAATGCCGTTTGTACCTTTCCGCATTGCCGATATGTTCATGCAACAGTTTTTCAAGAACAAGAATTTTACAGAACAGGAATTCTGCCGCCACAGGCCTTAAATCATTTGAAGAAACCTTTTTACATGTTGCCGCCACCTCCACCCCCACCACCAGAAG aagCACCAGTAGATATTAACCAAAATGCAAGTCCAGTGTCACCGCACAGACC AAATATGCTGCAGGCTATCTCATCTCCCTTGAAAAGAGAATGGAGTGCTAGCTCAT TCAACCCGCCGCGCGACCTCGACAACAAAGAAAACTTcgcaaaaaaatgcaaaaattgcGACACTATGGAGTTCAG ATTAGAATTTAACAAGTCAAAAATTGAAAGTATGACCAGATCGTCCGAAGAGCTCAGGAACAAAGCTGCGTTGTTGCACAAGAAAAGCAATACGTTGTTTTCAGTCCTGTTCACGGTATTGAAAACG caaGCTTCGAAGAACGGTTTAAATGGCCTCTCAGCCACATTAAATATGTGTGGAGAGAAAGAGAAG GCAATTCTACAGCACATTCTGGAGACCAATAGGAGCAGTTCAAACAACATGAT AACATAA